Genomic window (Nicotiana sylvestris chromosome 7, ASM39365v2, whole genome shotgun sequence):
aaaaaggTGTTAAacaaaattttcaaagaaaaacaGAAACTAGGTAGGCGGTCACCAACACTCTAACCTACCAAATGTTgctaaccaaagaaagaaaaacttagaTCACCTATGTAGAAAGACAATTATTTTGAGTTTTCTTAAGAAAAAAATGTCaggaatataaaaaaaaaagtaaaaaaaaaaaaaaaaacgaaagaagaaagaaacaaaGGTTTTGGGCGGCAATTAATGCTAGCGGCGTGGCTAACCAAATGCAAAGAGTCAACGCTCCATTTCACCCCTTAATTTTGCCCTATAAATTCCCTCTACACCTGTTCCTATTTTCTTCATCCCTTAAAACTTaatttcctctcttttttctccAATATTATTCATCTTTAATGACATTACCAGTGAAAAATATGGTTTTTCCAATGGTACTACTAAGGCTAGCAGAATGGCTAGTGTACAAACTTCTAGCAAACTCATGTTACAGAGCTGCAATGAAAGTTAAAAACTCTGGTTTCTTTCTCAGAAACTCATCTTTTAAATCATCTCATCAAATTCCTTTGTACCCTAGTATAAGCAAGTGTAATTTACATGgaagaaaatcagaaacagtTGCATGTGACATTCAGGGCACACTTCTTAGATCTGAATCTTTCTTCCCATATTTCATGTTAGTTGCTTTTGAAGGTGGTAGCATTTTCAGAGCCTTTTTCTTACTTCTATCAAGTCCCCTTTTATTGGTTCTTGATTATGAACTTAAACTAAGAGTTATGATCTTTATTACATTTTGTGGGCTAAGATTAAAGGACATGGACAGTGTTGGAAGAGCTGTCTTGCCTAAGTTTTATCTTGAAAATTTAAATGTTCATGTTTATGAGGTGTTGAAATCAGCAGGGTGTAGAGTGGTTTTCACAAGTGTGCCTAGAGTTATGGTGGAAGGTTTTCTTAAGGAGTATTTAAGTGTTGATAATGTTAAAGGGACTGAGTTGCATAGTGTTGGGAGCTATTTTACTGGATTGATATCAAGTTCTGGGATACTTGTAAAACCTAGAGCAATTAAGGAATTTCTTGGAGAAAATAAACCAGATATTGGCATTGGAAATTCAAGTTTTCATGATCACCTCTTTATTTCCCTGTGTAAGGTATGTTAGTAGTATCAATTTTCCATCTACTACTCATattttatttatcacttgtttcaTTTCTAGGTATTTAACAAATTATAGGCGGCCTAAATCATACCCAGGTGCAGCCCTTCCTCGAATCTTGTATGAACGCGTAATACTTTGTGCACAAGAGCATTGGTACCTTGCTTGAAGCGGTGTCACATGACGCCACCTCGTTGAATTGTAATTTATatgtataaataataaataaaattaaaatattgaataaagtATAAAAAATGACACCGCTATTGTTGTAGTAATTTGTTCATTTATTTActttttcaaatattgacatcACTAATAAAAATTCCTAGCTGCTGTTTAAGAAATCATATGAAAAGATCTTCAACGGCTTTGGCCCCACTATTCTTCACGTAAATTTAAGTACTAATATTATAATGATATTAAAGTTTCAAGGCAGATGACTGTCTACTTTTAGTCTATTCATTAAGAGAAAAATGGTGATATAAGTCAACGAACATTTTATTACTCATTGTACTCCGCTTTATAcaaacatttttttcatttttattgtgTCTAAAATACATCTTTCTATTGAACAGGAAGCTTACGTGGTAAACAAGGAGGATGAAAAAAGTAGTTCAGTATTGACAAGGGAAAAATATCCAAAACCACTAGTATTTCATGATGGAAGGCTAGCTTTCCTACCTACACCTCTTGCAACATTAGCCATGTTTATATGGCTTCCAATTGGAATAGTATTAGCAATATTCAGACTCTTCATTGGCATATGTTTGCCTTACAAGATAGCCATTTTCTTGGGCACTTTAAGTGGTGTGCAGCTAAGGTTAAAGGGTACTGATCCACCAAGATCAGAAAATGGCAAAGGAGTACTCTATGTTTGCACTCATAGAACACTTTTGGACCCTGTTTTCCTTAGTACATCTTTGGGAAAGCCTTTGACAGCAGTGACCTATAGCTTAAGCAAAATGTCTGAGATCCTTGCTCCTATAAAAACTGTGAGATTGACAAGATCAAGAACAAAAGATGCCGAGGCCATGCAGAGATTGCTCAGTGAAGGTATTGTTACtagttttttatatatatgaaaAGTGTTAGAGTTAAAACCTAAAGATATTCTTAATATGGTAGCTTTGGCTAAGTTAGCACGCTTCTCCCAAGAAGCTTACATTATTAAGAGATCCTACATCTTTTGAGCTATCAACATAGGACTTAACCCACGCACCCAACAAATTGTGATTTTCCCACATCGAAAAACAAAAATGAATTAGAAGGCCTTTCTTGGTTAAAACAAACTTGATATTTCTTGTCTGTTTTAAAACTTGAAAGGACATGTTTGTCCAAGAAATAGGACGAATATTCTGAATAACCTTCTTCCAACTATATATTCAGGCTTCTATTAGAAGTGACTAAGTCAATTTGGAGCATACATAGTAGTTTGTTGTATCTTGAAAAGACTTGTCTCTATTTTCTTGTACATGGACAGTTATCTCTTTAAGGAAAGTCGTTGTCTGGTCTTAAAGTAATTTTTCTTACTCTCTGTTATTTCTATTATCTTAAAGGTGACTTAGTTGTTTGTCCAGAAGGAACCACATGCAGAGAGCCATATCTTTTAAGGTTCAGCTCCTTATTTGCAGAATTAGCTGATGAGATTGTACCTGTGGCTATGAACACAAATGTGAGCATGTTTTATGGGACTACTGCTAGTGGACTTAAGTGTTTGGACCCTATTTTTTTCTTAATGAATCCAAGACCTTCTTACACTGTTGAGATTCTTGGGAAAGTGCCCAAAGAGTTGACCTGTGCTGGTGGAAAATCTAGCCATGAGGTGGCTAATTACATACAGAGACAACTAGCTGCTGCATTGGGATTTGAGTGCACGAATCTTACAAGAAAGGACAAGTATTTAATGCTAGCTGGGAATGAAGGGGTAGTTGATAATCAGGATTCAAGAATAGTAGTAAATCCTAATTAATATTATAGGACATAGCTTTTTTATTTTACCCTCCTTTGTTATTTTCATTCTTAGTAGAGCAGATATAAATATGAGTACTATATGTTTATTACGCAACAGTGGTATGTAACTTTTTTACACTTCcccttctcttttatttatttactgttgttagATCTCTCTTTTGGATTTCTCCAGATATGTAGATGTATCTTTCACGGTATTGATTAATGTGAAACCAATTCAAATACGGGTGAAAAATCATACCTTTCAATAAGAATTTTTCTAAATATCAAATCGTTTCTCAATATTGAGCAACGTGTATTCCTCTTTTGAACATAACATTCTTCAACCATTTTAGACATTTTTCTACGGAGAGATGACCAAGATATTGTGTAAAGAATGTAGATACAATCTCTACGTACTAAGTATAGAGCTACAGATTCACTTCTTAGGgtatgtttggtatgaaggaaaatgttTTTAATGGAAAGTATTTTCCTACAAAATGTTTTCATGgaaaatgagtggttttatcgcttattttcccttgtttggttggtgagtggaaaatattttctattatttgattagagagtagaaaatattttttatgcaacTCTCCtcacccctccccctccccccaccccTTCCCCAAGTCTCTGAAAATTGACACAACCAAAATAAACTAACGTGCTGCTTTACCTTTTTACACAAAAATCGCAAACTTTCGAACCCATAAACTTTATAATTTTTAAACGCGTAAACttccgaactcataactttggaacttgtaaaatttcaaacctgtaaaccgaaagatgaaaaaactaaaactgaaaatatataaagaaatattttttttcgaGGGGCCGGGGGAGGGGGGTGCAGAAATTtgaaacttgtaaaattttgaacctttaaaccgataaataaaaaaattatatttaaaaaatattttttctcggGAGGGGGGagcaaaaaaacgaaaaaaataaaaatttaaaattacaaaaaaaaagtaaaaaaaataatttttttgcggGGAGGGGTAGCAGGGTGGGTAGTGtccaaaaataaattgaaaaaaaaaaaaaaaagttaacttTTTTTTGCGGGGCGGCAAGGGGAGGGGGGTTAGAAGGGTGAGTGATGACAAAAAAAaccgaaaatttgaaaaagaaaagccTTTTTGGAGAGAGGGGGTAAGGAGGGGTTGGGCGTGGGGTGGGGAATAGGGTGGAGAAGATTGAGAAAgaattttggaaaatgttttcccttctcttaaTAAGGAAAATGAGTTAATAAAGAAAattttttccaaaacatttaagccaacaaAACATGGAAAAATTGAAAAACGTTTTCCGGAAAAtgtttccttcataccaaacacacccttagttccccccccccccacaatcCGGTTCTCCTATTTAATGGAGTCATAAATATTCAATTTTGTGTAATTTAAGCTTCCAaatattaaaaatactaattatggTTTTTGTGATATATGGTTAAACATATTTAACCTTAAATGGATTGGTTAAACATGTTATATTAAATTCATCTTTTTGTTACTCCAATCTGATGCTAATGTAGTTCGAAAAATAAtctatatatataaattgttgtTATCTCTAAGGGACCACACACTATGCAAGGGACCAAAAACACACATTTTAATCAATTCAAATTGCTGTTAATCTTTATGTAAATTGTTACTTATTTAACTAGTTAAGTAAACATATTCTTATCTTAATTTTATCTAATAGACTAATTCAGTATAAAGTAAATATTTTCAGTGGCGGGAAAGCGGGAACGGAAAAGTGCTGATTTTTCAAAAAGAAGCTAGAAAGTATTACGTACATAATTTTCCAGAAAAACAGAAACTAGGCAGCGGGCACCAGCACTCTTATCTACAAATGTTGCTAAGTGCTAACTGCTAACCAAAGAACGAAAAATTGGATCATCTAGGTAGAAAGGCAATTATTTTGAGTTCTATTCAAAAATTCCCACAAATATAAAAGAATCCATTTCTAGTAGCCCATTGCATTTGAGAGACGCATGATGACGTGAGTTGAAAGGGCACGTCACTGTCGACGTCGTCCCTAAACTATTAATAAAGACTACTGAAGCTTGATTCGATTTTTGATGTACGTAGTTATAGTTTATTTCGATTGTTGAGGAAGAGTTTATGAAGGCCACCACGACCATTATCGAGTAGAACGAGGAACGAGGATATCATGATGCACCGTCTGAAGGTCGTCGTGGTGAAAGGTAACAACTGAGGGCGATCAAGGAGATGCAAGACAAAAAACAATAGTAGGCGTCACAACCAACCTCCTGAACGCCATCAACGAAGACAGCAGGGAAGATAACGAAAACGGGACCCCAAACACCACACCCAGGGGAGACGCTTCACCTCCCCCGCATGAAAGCGTAACCACTTCGTGCGAGAAGGAAGCCTCCACATCTACAACAGGAGAGGCACCACCGGCAGTGAGAAGACTGATGGAAGAATGGCTAACAAGTACTCTGAACAACATATTTGATAAACGCTCCCAAAGGGATAACAGGAATGTTGCACATGCAGATATCACGACAATCGCCGATGAGCAAAAGCCCCCCCCTCCCGTCCCGTACAGGTAACACTCATGTTGCTGATGACACTGGTAATAATACGCTTGCAGTCGTTTTAAAGAAAATGGAGGAGATGAAAAATGAGAATAAGGCACTCCGTGACCAGATAAAGGAGCACCAAGAGAGGGTTGACAAAATACCGGGCGCCCCAAAGTTGTTGCCAAAACGGGACGTTGGTCGATTCATTGAGCAACCATACAATGAGGAGGCGGCCCCCTACGCcattccaaagaccttcaaaatgccaccataCCTGAAGATATACAACGGTACCACCGATCCAGAAGACCATATCATCCACTACGTCACAACCGTAAAAGGTAATGATCTTTCGAAAGAACAGGTACCATCGCTGCTGCTAAAAAAGTTCGGCAAAACCCTAACAAGGGGAGCCCTGACCTGGTACTCCCAACTACCGGCACGATCGATAGCAACGTTCGAGGAAATGGCAGACAAGTTTGTCATCGCCCATGCAGGAGCCAAAAAGGTAGAAGCCAGAGTAAACGACATCTTTGCCGTTAGGAAAATGCATGGCGAGGGACTCAGGGACTTCCTAGCTCGGTTCAACAGGGTGAGAATGAGCTTACCAAATGTGTCAGAGGGAATGGCAGTAGCAGCCTTCTAGAACAGACTAAACAGGAACGGGTTGAGAACGACCAGAAAAGTTTTAAGTAGGCTCATGGAATACCCTCCAACCACTTGGAAAGAAATCCATAACGCTTACTGTACTGAGGTAAGAGCTGACGAGGACGACCTCAACGGTCTGATCCAACGAATACGTTAGCTCAAACTGAAGTAAGGAAAGATCGTCGCAACGACGTTCGAAGAGATCAGTCGGGGCCCCGTTTCGGTTGAGAAAGGTATCAGCCCTACGTCCGGACATATTTCCCATCTCCTCCGCGGCACACGGATGCTCCTCGACATGCAGCGCCATATCGACATGAAAAAGGTATGCCTCCACTCCTATTTGCTCACAATTCTGGTGTctctccttcagaaatagtgtacgcactggaGAAACTTGGTACCAAGGTACAATGGCCGCAAAGGATGAAGTCCGACCCAAGCACTCGGAAATCAAATGCTCTCTGCGAATTCCACCAGGAAAGGGGTCACAAAGCTGAAGATTACATAGGATTGCGGCAGGAGGTAGTGAGAATGCTAAATCAGGGACACTTGAAAAAATTGCTGAGCGATCGAGGACGGGTTAACTTTGCCCGCGAACGTTAACAACCCCAAGGACCTCCAAAACCGCCTTTTCACGCTTGCATTATATAGATGATCATCGGTGGGGGAGACGACATAAAAATCAATCATGTAATGTTCACTACCACACATAAACTCAAGCAGTCGATCACTCATGAACGGTATGATGACCTCAAAGATAGTATCGTCTTCGATAAGTCGGATGccgacggtttgtctttccctcagtACGATGCTCTTTTTATCACTTTATGTATTGCAGAtactgatgtaaaaagaataatggtagatgaAGGGAGCGACGCGTGTATTATCCATCCTCGAGTCCTCGCACAGATGAGACTCGAAGATAAAATAATACcgcgttgcataacactaacaagttttaataatgcAATCGGGCGAACTTCTGGAGAAATAGTACTACCCGTCCTAGCTGGAGGAGTTACCCTAGAAACAACGTTTTCACGTTATGGACCAGGATATAGCTTATAATGCTATGATAGGGCGCCCGTGGATACATGTCATGCGAGCAGTCCCGTCCAGTCtctatcaagtaatcaagttTCCTACTTCATGGGGGGTATTCAGCATCTGGGGCGAACAACGCACCACACAGGAATGCTATTGCATCACCCAGGATTGCGCCCACACCCAACAACTAAAAGGGGTCAGTGCGGAAGCATAGCAATCAGCAATGTCGGGAACCAAACTTGACGTGCAAACAGACGTTATCAAGGATCCCAACATCGTGGAAGCATCCGAGTCATCAATAGAGGATCTCGACCCCATCCTACTAGACGACAATGATAGCACTAAAAAGGCTTATATCGGGCACAACCTCTTGGAACCAGGTAAGTTTCGTAAATTCTTAACGGACAATGCCGATTTGTTTGCCTTCTCCCATGCAGATATGTCAGGTATCCCGAGAGACATCACCACACACAAACTGAATGTTGACCCTATCTACCCGCCAGTGcagcaaataagaaggaagttCAATGCTGCAATCAACGAAGCTGTCAACGAAAAAGTTGGCAAGTTTCTCACAAATGGCTCTATCCGAGAGTCAAAATATCCCcagtgggtcgccaatgtggtcataataaagaggaaaaatagaaaatggtGGATGTGTGTAGATTTCACAGACCTAAACAAGGCCTGCCGAAAAGACTCATTTCCATTGCCACacatcgaccaactcatcgacgCAACAGCAGGACACGAGTTGCTAAGCTTCTTAGATGCCTACTCGggttacaaccaaatcctcatggaggaagaAAACCAGGAGAAAatcactttcatcactcaccaaggaacgtactgctataaGGTCATGCTGTTTGGACTAAAGAACGCAGGGGCGACATACCAGAGACTGGTTACCAAGATGTTCAAAACCCAACTCGGCAAAACAATGGAAGTCtacatcgatgacatgctggTTAAGTctaaaaggaaagaagatcatattgatcatctgaaggaagccttcgacaTATTAAGGCAGTACGACATGAAACTAAACCCTGAAAAATGCGCCTTCGACGTAACCTCAAGCAAATTCCTGGACTTTTTGGTATCAcaaagaggcatcgaggtcaacccaGATCAGATTAAGTCCATCGAAGGAATACCAGAAATATTAACCAGCAAAAAAAAGGTACAAAAACTGACAGGTCGGATAGCCTCCCTGTCAAGGTTCATCTCACGGTTGTCGGACAGGTGTCATAAATTTTTTAGTGTGCTAAAGAAAGACAACGGGTTCCAGTGGAATTCGAAGTGTGTCGGTGCCCTGAGAAAACTAAAAGCCTACTTGTCCTCACCACCGTTACTCACCAAGGAAGAACCAGGCAAATGCCTCCTTGTCTACCTAGCCGTCTTTGAAGTCGCGGTAAGTGCAGTTTTGGTCCGTGAGagcaaaggtacgcaatctccgatTTACTATATAGGTAAAACTTTAGTTTACGCCGAAACGAGGTACCCCCACCTTGAAAAATTGGCTTTGGTGTTGGTCGTAGCTTCgtgaaagcttagaccatattttcagtgtcaccccataaaggtggtgacGACTTTTCCCCTCAAAAGCATCCTGCACAAACCTGAGTTGTCGGGTAGATTGGCCAAATGAACCATAGAATTGAGCGAACACGATATAACATATCAACCGAGAACTACGATAAAATCACAAGTACTCGCTGACTTCAATGCGAAAATACTATATGAGGTCGAGCAAGAAGTGCTTCGGGCCTCTCCTGGGTGACCCGACCTCTGGGTccttgataagtagggattttaacgagttttatgctccttcttgcctatgctttgattataaatcattacaaaatagtcccaaaaggctcataagttgtgcttgattgcaggtttgatcgacaaagtgatgaaatgtcaaagatcggctcaaaaggagtgaaacctgctcaagtatcaaagacaaagtaaactgagggcaaacaggcctagtgcggaccgcacaaagtcgaatgcggccgcactaggtgttcagagatggcaaaaccaggcttcaggcaaTGCGACCGCAGTCCacattgcgcggtccgcggtgaaggttccGCGATCGCACTACCTTTTTGTACGGTCCGTGGAAGAtagattcagagagatgacaaAAATCAGGCTTCAGGCAATGCGGCCACAGTACACATTGCGCGGTCCACGGTAAAGGTTCCGCGACTgcactacctttttgtgcggtccacgaaAGAGATATTCAGATAGATGgaaaatgccaatgcggtccgcgatcATGGTTGTGTGGAACGCGACAGCTGCCTCCGTGGTCGTGGTCCATTCTACGTGGCCCGCGGAGCCCAAGTCAAAGAGCCCAGAATtaaagtccaagagcctagcgtGGCCGCgatccattttatgcggcccgcgctggccccgcaggggtatttttgtccagttttttcagcctagtataaatagaacattttaccatttttaggtcatcagatatatctagaacttagctgcgctcgtgggaacttcatctgtagccattttaggcatcttagcttcaaattaacgatagattcttgtattttaatttagcatttaattaatgccttgttcttcatctatttctctattttctccttcaagcatgagtaggtaaacccattatctagggttgtggctcaaccttagtgtggttaattgatgggtgttgccatctattgttagattgactatgggtgtttgttatttgggtcaattttatggtttaatctatgaattggtggttgcaaacactagtttgtgctaagttgccttggctcttcttgagaaagagagcctaagtctccaaaattgacccaacaaaaAATTGGGAtagactcaagagaattgatagtcccaattaaagggttaagcctcgagagagtaattacccaacttgaaccctagttgcttgagctaatttgcctacccatttggtctcgagagagtcaattgggaaaaatcactctttctactgagaggtgtgagagtgggtaaaattgtgcaacggttatagcataagccccaattatgtcaatcaaaCCTTAGTAATATCTAcccatcaattagccacctaggtaatgtcatgaccctagtgcccttcttcccattagatacaacttatcAATTATCCcatagcataatctagtttcaattaatagtttgataatagtagtttataatcaaaaacccaaaaatgtatggaagtgacattaggaacaaatacacaactctagtctagatagatactcgactccattcctagctccttgtggaaatcgatcccgacccccatatcgggtaaaagctattgcgaccctctcttcctaccttttagtagtgtggagttggcagcgatcactttttgttgtcggggagctaacggttttggctatctatttagtcaGTTTTgggtattgttcttctttccttctttgttacttacttgtttgtgtcattactcaggtaccaacatggctttaaacaatgctaatgatcctcttggaaatgtgatagcgggggaggaggtagatgatattgagcaagatgaggtgcctcttgcacctcaaggtcaacagagaggccggaatgccaatgctaacccaaatgacaatattccagaccctcccctggttcctccaagagtggctcccagagtattaccaaactagggctatgcaagtgctattgtcccaccttgaatccgggcgggcaacttttagataaccaatgtgatgttgaccttacttgagcagcgtgggtacttcacgggcgctacAAATCGAAATGCCTACAAACGTCACAaagggttcgtagatacatgctgggggagcaaacagatGAAT
Coding sequences:
- the LOC104227720 gene encoding glycerol-3-phosphate acyltransferase 1-like isoform X1; this translates as MTLPVKNMVFPMVLLRLAEWLVYKLLANSCYRAAMKVKNSGFFLRNSSFKSSHQIPLYPSISKCNLHGRKSETVACDIQGTLLRSESFFPYFMLVAFEGGSIFRAFFLLLSSPLLLVLDYELKLRVMIFITFCGLRLKDMDSVGRAVLPKFYLENLNVHVYEVLKSAGCRVVFTSVPRVMVEGFLKEYLSVDNVKGTELHSVGSYFTGLISSSGILVKPRAIKEFLGENKPDIGIGNSSFHDHLFISLCKEAYVVNKEDEKSSSVLTREKYPKPLVFHDGRLAFLPTPLATLAMFIWLPIGIVLAIFRLFIGICLPYKIAIFLGTLSGVQLRLKGTDPPRSENGKGVLYVCTHRTLLDPVFLSTSLGKPLTAVTYSLSKMSEILAPIKTVRLTRSRTKDAEAMQRLLSEGDLVVCPEGTTCREPYLLRFSSLFAELADEIVPVAMNTNVSMFYGTTASGLKCLDPIFFLMNPRPSYTVEILGKVPKELTCAGGKSSHEVANYIQRQLAAALGFECTNLTRKDKYLMLAGNEGVVDNQDSRIVVNPN
- the LOC104227720 gene encoding glycerol-3-phosphate acyltransferase 1-like isoform X2, encoding MTLPVKNMVFPMVLLRLAEWLVYKLLANSCYRAAMKVKNSGFFLRNSSFKSSHQIPLYPSISKCNLHGRKSETVACDIQGTLLRSESFFPYFMLVAFEGGSIFRAFFLLLSSPLLLVLDYELKLRVMIFITFCGLRLKDMDSVGRAVLPKFYLENLNVHVYEVLKSAGCRVVFTSVPRVMVEGFLKEYLSVDNVKGTELHSVGSYFTGLISSSGILVKPRAIKEFLGENKPDIGIGNSSFHDHLFISLCKEAYVVNKEDEKSSSVLTREKYPKPLVFHDGRLAFLPTPLATLAMFIWLPIGIVLAIFRLFIGICLPYKIAIFLGTLSGVQLRLKGTDPPRSENGKGVLYVCTHRTLLDPVFLSTSLGKPLTAVTYSLSKMSEILAPIKTVRLTRSRTKDAEAMQRLLSEEGTTCREPYLLRFSSLFAELADEIVPVAMNTNVSMFYGTTASGLKCLDPIFFLMNPRPSYTVEILGKVPKELTCAGGKSSHEVANYIQRQLAAALGFECTNLTRKDKYLMLAGNEGVVDNQDSRIVVNPN